A window of the Chitinispirillum alkaliphilum genome harbors these coding sequences:
- a CDS encoding 2-oxoglutarate oxidoreductase, alpha subunit — protein sequence MTDKHDETTETASSGYQTPHPEGISIVLAGGAGHGIQSIEAILVNVLKKDGYHVFATKEYMSRIRGGVNSTQIRVSEKPVRSYVEGTDIFIPLDQASYERCKKNLKSTTAVLADASKLQAPNTIDIPFEKVASESGNPLFANTVSAGVICGILDVSQEILYEYITTVFSKKGDDVVNGNIKAAQSGYLTGSQLKQSVRLTFNTIKKNKPTQSLLLSGTEAVTFGALAGGCDSCFAYPMTPSTGVFTQMASFAERAGVAVEQVEDEIGVVNMALGAWYAGARPLVSTSGGGFALMTEGISLAGMIESPLVIHLAQRPGPATGLPTRTEQGDLNLALYAGHGVFPRIILAPGDTEQAFELSAQAFTLADQYQVPVFILTDQYFVDTYYDIPQIRTENIKTERFITETTKDYKRYTLTEDGFSPRGIPGFGSGLVCTDSDEHDQSARITEELDDIALEMKNKRYKKFDSVKENALPPVLIGEENYSRLIVGWGSVYNTVIEAMSIIDNSQTAFLFFPQLYPIHHSASELLQKASTVIAVENNQTAQFAQLLTKETGVGIDCKILKYNGMPFSVEEVAEALNQG from the coding sequence ATGACAGATAAGCATGATGAAACCACAGAAACAGCAAGCAGCGGATACCAAACTCCTCATCCAGAGGGGATTTCAATTGTACTTGCCGGAGGAGCAGGTCATGGTATCCAGTCAATAGAAGCGATACTTGTAAATGTTCTTAAAAAGGACGGGTATCATGTTTTCGCCACAAAAGAGTACATGTCCCGCATACGGGGAGGGGTTAACTCGACTCAGATCCGGGTATCAGAGAAGCCAGTTAGGAGCTATGTGGAGGGTACCGATATCTTTATCCCCCTTGACCAGGCATCATACGAGCGGTGTAAAAAGAATTTAAAATCCACTACTGCAGTTTTGGCTGATGCATCAAAACTCCAAGCTCCAAATACTATAGATATACCGTTTGAAAAGGTAGCTTCCGAATCTGGCAATCCTCTGTTTGCCAACACAGTTTCAGCTGGTGTGATATGCGGAATACTTGACGTCTCTCAAGAGATTCTCTATGAGTATATCACAACAGTATTCAGCAAAAAAGGTGATGATGTGGTTAACGGTAATATCAAAGCTGCCCAAAGTGGATATCTCACAGGCAGCCAGCTTAAACAGAGCGTCAGATTGACTTTCAATACAATCAAAAAAAACAAACCAACTCAAAGCCTTCTGCTCTCCGGTACCGAGGCCGTTACCTTCGGAGCTCTTGCGGGAGGCTGTGACTCCTGCTTTGCCTACCCCATGACACCGTCCACAGGAGTGTTTACACAAATGGCTTCCTTTGCAGAGAGAGCTGGTGTGGCAGTCGAACAGGTTGAAGATGAAATTGGAGTTGTCAATATGGCACTCGGTGCGTGGTATGCGGGAGCCAGACCTCTTGTGTCAACATCTGGAGGTGGATTTGCACTTATGACAGAAGGAATATCTCTTGCCGGGATGATTGAGTCACCACTTGTTATACATCTGGCACAGCGTCCGGGACCAGCCACAGGACTCCCCACAAGAACAGAGCAGGGCGATCTGAACCTTGCACTTTACGCAGGGCATGGTGTTTTCCCCCGAATAATCCTGGCCCCCGGCGATACGGAGCAGGCTTTCGAACTATCGGCACAGGCATTCACACTGGCGGATCAATACCAGGTCCCGGTTTTTATCCTGACCGACCAATACTTTGTAGATACCTACTATGATATCCCTCAAATCAGAACTGAAAACATAAAGACAGAACGATTCATAACAGAAACAACAAAAGATTACAAACGATACACCCTGACCGAAGACGGCTTCTCGCCCCGCGGCATACCGGGATTTGGATCCGGCCTTGTCTGCACCGATTCAGACGAACATGATCAAAGCGCCCGTATTACCGAAGAGCTTGATGATATCGCTTTGGAAATGAAAAACAAAAGATATAAGAAATTCGATTCAGTAAAGGAAAATGCATTACCTCCTGTTCTAATTGGAGAGGAAAACTATTCGCGCCTGATTGTGGGCTGGGGTTCTGTATATAATACTGTAATCGAAGCTATGTCAATTATTGACAACAGCCAAACAGCTTTTCTCTTTTTTCCACAACTCTACCCCATCCACCATTCGGCTTCAGAATTACTCCAAAAAGCATCCACCGTTATTGCGGTTGAAAACAATCAGACAGCACAGTTTGCCCAGTTGCTGACAAAGGAAACCGGTGTGGGGATAGACTGCAAAATCCTTAAATACAACGGCATGCCTTTTTCGGTTGAAGAGGTCGCAGAAGCGCTAAACCAAGGATAA
- a CDS encoding 2-oxoglutarate oxidoreductase, beta subunit, with amino-acid sequence MDSTFEYKTDIAWCQGCGNFGLRKIVINALEELEIEKEKLVFVSGIGQAAKSPQYLDVNYFNGLHGRALPPAAGIKAANPNLIVVVESGDGDMYGEGGNHFIHAIRRNPDITVIVHNNMVYGLTKGQASPTTPKGMKTPVQTSGVFEEPINPLAMAISLDASFVARGSVGEFKLTKDIIKKAITHRGFSLVDVFQACVTFNKINTHAWFKKNTYSLDDSHDPTDRNKAFELSLQSSPWPLGIFYKNEHKPIFEEELAVYRNGDKTPLYKRTRDPKIIDSLLQQKI; translated from the coding sequence ATGGATAGCACATTTGAATACAAAACAGATATTGCATGGTGTCAGGGATGCGGAAATTTTGGTTTGCGTAAAATTGTTATCAATGCACTTGAGGAGCTTGAAATTGAAAAAGAAAAGCTGGTATTTGTCTCCGGAATCGGACAGGCCGCAAAATCTCCCCAATACCTTGATGTCAATTACTTCAATGGTTTGCACGGAAGAGCTCTTCCTCCGGCTGCGGGGATTAAAGCTGCAAACCCCAACCTGATCGTTGTTGTCGAGAGCGGTGATGGCGATATGTATGGAGAGGGCGGAAACCACTTCATTCACGCAATAAGACGCAATCCGGATATTACGGTTATTGTGCACAACAACATGGTGTACGGACTTACCAAAGGACAGGCCTCACCAACAACACCCAAAGGGATGAAAACCCCGGTGCAGACATCGGGAGTTTTTGAGGAACCCATAAACCCACTCGCTATGGCCATATCACTCGACGCATCCTTTGTGGCAAGAGGCTCAGTGGGTGAATTCAAATTGACTAAAGATATAATAAAAAAAGCAATAACCCACAGAGGTTTCAGCCTTGTTGATGTGTTTCAGGCTTGCGTAACGTTCAATAAAATCAACACCCATGCATGGTTCAAAAAAAACACCTATTCCCTTGATGATTCCCATGATCCCACCGACAGAAACAAAGCGTTCGAGCTCAGTCTTCAATCCTCACCATGGCCACTGGGAATTTTCTATAAAAATGAGCACAAACCCATCTTTGAAGAAGAACTTGCAGTATACAGAAACGGAGATAAGACCCCTCTATACAAAAGAACAAGGGATCCGAAGATCATTGATTCACTCCTGCAACAAAAAATTTAA
- a CDS encoding Transcriptional regulator, with protein MTVTLKDIAQRAGVTSATVSMVINNKPNISEATRKKVLKIAKDLNYYPNVIARGLATRKSNSIGVIVPNLASSFVVRVLQGIKSTNRDIEYTVQLFDTIGQKESESQLFQRLARERRIDGVILISSTVTDEDLNVFVEESIPSIVVARKCDRLDSVYVNNERGAMDATDYLIEKGHRSVACVTSNKQGLPTQERLSGYKLSLEKRGIPFRSELVYEVDDDVMDSGIDVFKRINEAQPRVTAVFVPAGDMVAIGIVKEAKRRGVIVPEDLAVVGYDDLPAAEVIEPALTTVRQPKLEMGDYAINMIVDKIEGREVGIKHKELQTKFIIRESA; from the coding sequence ATGACTGTGACATTAAAGGACATTGCTCAGAGAGCCGGGGTAACCTCCGCTACAGTATCCATGGTTATCAACAACAAGCCTAATATATCTGAAGCCACCCGTAAAAAGGTGCTCAAAATCGCCAAGGATTTAAACTACTACCCTAACGTCATCGCACGGGGGCTTGCTACCAGAAAATCAAATTCAATCGGGGTAATTGTCCCGAATCTGGCATCCTCCTTTGTTGTAAGGGTTTTGCAGGGTATAAAAAGCACAAACCGTGATATTGAATATACCGTGCAGCTCTTCGACACTATCGGGCAGAAAGAAAGTGAATCTCAGCTCTTTCAGCGTCTGGCAAGAGAGCGAAGAATCGATGGGGTCATACTTATCAGCTCTACTGTCACAGATGAGGATCTTAACGTCTTTGTCGAAGAGAGTATACCAAGCATAGTGGTGGCAAGAAAATGTGACCGCCTCGATTCGGTATACGTAAACAACGAGCGGGGGGCGATGGATGCTACAGATTATCTTATCGAAAAGGGACACCGCTCCGTTGCATGTGTTACCTCAAACAAGCAGGGATTGCCCACACAGGAGAGGCTCTCTGGCTACAAACTCTCCCTGGAGAAGCGGGGAATACCGTTTAGGTCCGAGCTCGTCTATGAGGTGGATGACGACGTGATGGATTCCGGAATCGATGTTTTTAAAAGAATCAATGAAGCTCAGCCAAGAGTTACTGCTGTGTTTGTTCCCGCTGGAGACATGGTGGCAATTGGCATTGTTAAAGAGGCTAAGAGAAGAGGGGTAATTGTCCCTGAGGATCTGGCGGTCGTTGGCTATGATGACTTGCCGGCAGCGGAAGTGATTGAGCCTGCCCTTACAACTGTACGTCAGCCAAAACTGGAGATGGGGGATTATGCAATCAATATGATTGTGGATAAAATAGAGGGAAGGGAAGTGGGGATTAAACACAAAGAGCTGCAGACAAAGTTCATAATAAGAGAGAGTGCATAA
- a CDS encoding heat shock protein 90: MANANASESQHLEFQTEAKQLLHLMIHSLYSHKEVFLRELISNASDALDKLRFKSLTDKSLLPTGTELAIKIKVDKTAKTITISDNGIGMSREDVIENIGTIARSGSKAFLEKMTGDQKADSNLIGQFGVGFYSVFMVASSVKIRTKLAGSDAPGVMWESNGENEYTLTETDKKEHGTEVVIYLKDEESQYAEEYQVRSLIKKYSDFIAFPIYLPDEKGKEEMVNQSKPLWLRSPSEVTAEQYEEFYQQVLAGMGNPLSILHNRAEGILEYSSLLFIPGQSPFDLFSMDRKHGVKLYVKRVFIMDNCKELLPEYLRFIRGVVDSEDLPLNVSRETLQQNPVIERISKTLVSKVLSKLKELAESEPETYRKFWKEFGAVFKEGVHTDFENREKLLELIRFQSSMGDDKDDLVSLKQYVGRMRPDQKDIYYITGDSREIVEKSPHLEVFKSKSIEVLYLVDPIDEWVVSDIYNFEGKQLKSVTQGDLDLGELGKEEEENRKKSDSKFKKLSERIKNILSDSVSEVKTTTRLKDSPACLVADQNGMGAHMERLMKAMGQEITAQKRILEINTEHPILQNMNARYEKDPRDPLLEEWSKLLFEGALIAEGQMVPDPMAYSKRVNDLLVKVSGSDLS, encoded by the coding sequence ATGGCAAACGCCAATGCATCAGAGTCCCAGCATCTGGAATTCCAAACCGAAGCCAAACAACTTCTTCACCTGATGATCCATTCTCTTTACAGTCACAAGGAAGTTTTCCTAAGGGAGCTGATCTCAAACGCATCTGACGCCCTTGATAAACTGCGCTTCAAAAGCCTCACCGACAAGTCTCTGCTCCCAACAGGTACCGAGCTTGCCATAAAAATCAAGGTAGACAAAACCGCAAAAACCATCACCATCTCAGATAACGGGATAGGTATGAGCAGGGAAGATGTGATAGAAAATATCGGCACCATTGCCCGCAGCGGCTCTAAAGCCTTTTTGGAGAAGATGACAGGTGACCAGAAGGCAGACTCTAACCTCATAGGTCAGTTCGGAGTTGGGTTCTATTCCGTTTTCATGGTGGCTTCGAGTGTAAAAATCAGAACCAAACTTGCCGGAAGTGACGCTCCGGGTGTAATGTGGGAATCAAACGGGGAAAATGAATACACTCTTACGGAAACAGACAAAAAAGAACACGGCACCGAGGTGGTAATTTATCTCAAGGATGAGGAGAGTCAGTACGCAGAGGAGTACCAGGTACGTTCACTTATAAAAAAATACTCCGACTTTATCGCTTTCCCCATCTATTTGCCCGACGAAAAAGGCAAAGAGGAGATGGTCAATCAGTCAAAGCCTCTATGGCTGCGTTCCCCTTCAGAGGTTACCGCAGAGCAGTATGAAGAGTTTTATCAGCAGGTACTTGCAGGAATGGGTAATCCTCTTAGCATTCTGCACAACCGCGCAGAGGGTATCCTTGAATACTCTTCACTTCTGTTTATCCCGGGCCAATCCCCCTTTGACCTTTTCTCCATGGATCGCAAGCACGGGGTAAAACTGTACGTTAAACGGGTATTTATCATGGACAACTGCAAAGAGCTTCTCCCCGAATACCTCAGATTTATCAGAGGTGTTGTGGATTCAGAGGACCTTCCGCTCAATGTTTCCAGAGAAACTCTTCAGCAAAATCCCGTTATAGAGCGTATCTCCAAAACCCTTGTGAGCAAGGTACTGAGCAAACTGAAGGAACTTGCCGAAAGCGAACCAGAAACGTACCGCAAATTCTGGAAAGAGTTTGGTGCGGTGTTTAAAGAGGGTGTGCACACCGATTTTGAAAACAGGGAAAAACTGCTCGAGCTGATTCGTTTCCAGTCCTCCATGGGTGATGACAAGGATGATCTGGTAAGTCTCAAGCAGTATGTGGGGCGGATGCGTCCTGACCAGAAAGATATCTACTATATTACCGGTGATTCACGGGAAATCGTTGAAAAGAGTCCTCATCTTGAAGTGTTCAAATCAAAAAGCATCGAGGTACTCTATCTGGTTGACCCTATTGATGAATGGGTGGTAAGCGACATCTACAATTTTGAAGGCAAACAACTCAAATCGGTTACTCAGGGAGATCTTGATCTTGGTGAGCTTGGAAAAGAGGAGGAAGAAAACAGAAAGAAATCTGATTCAAAATTCAAGAAACTCTCCGAGAGAATCAAAAACATCCTCAGCGATTCCGTTTCAGAGGTTAAGACCACCACCAGACTCAAGGACAGTCCGGCCTGCCTTGTGGCAGATCAAAATGGTATGGGGGCTCATATGGAGAGATTGATGAAGGCGATGGGACAGGAAATCACCGCTCAGAAAAGGATTCTTGAGATCAACACCGAACATCCCATTCTCCAGAATATGAACGCCCGGTATGAAAAGGATCCCAGAGATCCTCTGCTCGAGGAGTGGAGCAAACTTCTCTTTGAAGGGGCGCTGATTGCCGAGGGTCAGATGGTACCCGACCCGATGGCCTACTCCAAACGGGTCAATGATCTTCTGGTGAAAGTTAGTGGCAGTGATTTAAGCTGA
- a CDS encoding Undecaprenyl-diphosphatase encodes MEIIKTIILGIIQGITEFIPVSSSGHLALGQYFFNMGENSLVMEAVLHLATGIAVVIVFWKDIIWLITDSFSPDIQKRNEALKYNGWIILGSIPAAIVGLQFKDFFVDLFRTPQITSVMLIVTSLFLFFSYKRDNPDGKLTALKVIAIGIIQAFAIMPGISRSGSTIAIALLVGVSRKESGRFSFLLSLPAVFGVAILEARHISTTSFSISALIMGFIVSLIVGILSLKLLLNFIKNGKLYFFGYYCAAVGVISLIVITFFRNGSV; translated from the coding sequence ATGGAAATCATCAAAACAATAATTCTGGGAATAATTCAGGGTATCACAGAATTCATTCCGGTCTCTTCGTCCGGGCATCTTGCACTGGGACAGTACTTTTTCAATATGGGAGAGAACAGTCTGGTCATGGAAGCGGTATTGCATCTGGCCACCGGAATTGCCGTGGTAATTGTTTTCTGGAAAGATATCATATGGCTTATTACCGACTCATTCTCCCCTGATATTCAGAAAAGAAATGAGGCCCTGAAGTATAACGGGTGGATTATTCTGGGATCAATCCCTGCTGCCATTGTGGGTTTGCAATTCAAGGATTTCTTCGTCGACCTTTTCAGAACACCTCAGATTACATCGGTTATGCTTATAGTAACATCTCTGTTTCTTTTCTTCTCTTACAAGCGGGATAATCCCGATGGGAAACTGACCGCCTTAAAAGTTATTGCAATCGGAATAATCCAGGCTTTTGCCATCATGCCCGGTATCTCCAGAAGCGGATCGACTATCGCCATAGCTCTTCTGGTCGGAGTCTCAAGAAAAGAATCTGGAAGATTTTCTTTTCTTCTCTCACTTCCGGCGGTATTTGGTGTTGCAATTCTGGAAGCGCGTCATATATCAACTACTTCATTTTCCATTTCTGCTCTTATAATGGGCTTCATTGTAAGCCTTATAGTAGGTATACTGTCTCTTAAGCTTCTTCTGAATTTCATCAAAAATGGTAAGCTATACTTTTTCGGCTATTATTGTGCGGCAGTCGGAGTTATCAGCCTTATTGTGATCACTTTTTTCAGAAACGGTTCTGTATAA
- a CDS encoding UDP-2,3-diacylglucosamine diphosphatase gives MSDSRNTAYFISDAHFGISLPGFENRDKRFCEFVDSIKENASHLFILGDLFDFWIEYKHAIRPDYFLILYQLRKLVESGVKVHYLAGNHDFALGSFLNNTVEISICSSTLDLTIQGKRIFLFHGDGILKRDVGYRILKKMLRNRINQKLYKMLHPGLGIPFGIFCSGSSRKHSSRLLTPELVKEYRQAAVKKFGSGYDVVMFGHTHHGEVVRFGDKIYCNTGAWLKHYNYVSMKDGELTLWEFSQDKSSKAVDPIDIKQG, from the coding sequence ATGAGTGATTCACGCAATACCGCATACTTCATCTCTGATGCTCATTTTGGAATTTCACTTCCCGGTTTTGAAAACAGGGATAAGAGGTTCTGCGAATTCGTGGATTCAATAAAAGAAAACGCATCCCATCTGTTTATTCTTGGTGACCTCTTCGATTTCTGGATAGAATATAAGCATGCAATAAGACCCGATTATTTTCTAATCCTTTACCAGTTAAGAAAACTGGTCGAATCCGGAGTGAAGGTTCATTATCTTGCAGGAAACCACGATTTTGCTCTGGGTAGTTTCCTTAACAATACAGTAGAAATTTCTATATGCAGCAGCACCCTGGATCTTACCATTCAGGGCAAGAGAATATTCCTGTTCCATGGTGATGGAATTTTGAAGAGAGATGTTGGTTATCGGATTCTGAAAAAGATGCTGCGTAACAGAATTAATCAGAAGTTATATAAAATGCTGCATCCTGGATTGGGAATACCGTTTGGAATTTTCTGCTCCGGTTCGAGCAGGAAACACTCCTCCCGTCTTCTTACACCTGAGCTGGTTAAGGAATATCGCCAGGCAGCCGTGAAAAAGTTTGGTTCAGGATATGATGTTGTGATGTTCGGACACACTCACCATGGTGAGGTTGTCCGCTTTGGAGATAAAATCTACTGTAACACTGGTGCCTGGCTTAAGCATTACAATTATGTTTCCATGAAAGATGGAGAACTCACACTCTGGGAGTTCTCTCAGGACAAATCCTCAAAAGCAGTAGATCCCATAGATATAAAGCAGGGGTGA
- a CDS encoding two-component response regulator — MAPVLLLPVFCIIKRERFFKMKNILIVEDHEEMQILYGAFLKKEKDLNIQHQAKSGEEALEALKKYRPDLIIVDITLPEMSGIEFTRRAKKIFPHSKILVVSGYDTDLNLSKAMEAGADKLITKGDISRIIEEAKKLLFGD; from the coding sequence ATGGCTCCTGTTTTGCTACTTCCTGTTTTCTGTATTATAAAACGGGAGAGATTTTTCAAAATGAAAAACATACTTATTGTTGAAGATCATGAAGAGATGCAAATTCTTTACGGCGCTTTTTTAAAAAAGGAGAAAGATTTAAATATTCAGCATCAGGCAAAAAGCGGTGAGGAGGCACTGGAGGCGCTGAAAAAATATCGTCCTGATCTCATAATCGTTGATATTACTCTGCCAGAGATGAGTGGCATTGAGTTCACCAGAAGGGCAAAGAAAATCTTTCCTCACTCAAAGATCCTTGTTGTCAGCGGATATGACACAGACCTTAATCTTAGCAAAGCCATGGAGGCCGGGGCCGATAAGCTAATTACAAAAGGGGATATCAGTCGCATAATAGAGGAAGCCAAAAAGCTTCTTTTCGGGGATTAA
- a CDS encoding multidrug transporter MatE, translating to MKHKISGNDLTSGSIPRHLFELALPMLIGNLLNTSYSIIDAMWVGRIVGKEAIGAIAVSFPVIFIFISAATGATIATTILVSQYYGAKKFKLLERTVNTSFALAMSLGMVLSISGVLFADWILHLLGTPETIFPLASSYLKISFMGFTVLYMSHLVTSILRGIGDTRTPLLFIACGVAVNAVLDPLLIIGIGPFPEMGLNGAALASLISSFIALSLGLVYLRKKGSVLAFRFSKLTLDIPLIRTIFTIGFPSMLQQSAVSLGMATVISYVNSFGDVASAAYGAAWKIESVAFLPAMSIGLAVSALTGQNLGAEKIDRVHSIFKWGIAMTVSVSLFFSFFFLLIPEQLLSIFTDDQNVIAIGRGYLRIVGPSTVMFAIMYVSNGIINGAGHTTTTLMFTVISLWGVRVPLSAVLSQTRLGITGIWIAFSIGFATIMSISLWWYYSGKWKRRVIKYVKAPAVVETSQITNLDIDRNLGTQE from the coding sequence ATGAAACACAAGATTTCCGGGAATGACCTCACCAGCGGGAGCATACCCCGTCATCTTTTCGAACTTGCCCTGCCCATGCTTATCGGCAATCTCCTAAACACCAGCTACAGCATCATCGATGCCATGTGGGTCGGTAGAATTGTGGGCAAAGAGGCTATTGGCGCTATTGCGGTGAGTTTCCCAGTTATTTTTATATTTATCTCCGCCGCCACAGGGGCAACAATCGCAACCACTATACTTGTTTCACAATATTATGGGGCAAAGAAGTTCAAACTTTTGGAACGAACCGTAAATACATCCTTTGCCCTGGCGATGAGTCTTGGCATGGTTCTATCCATTTCCGGAGTTTTATTTGCCGATTGGATCCTTCATCTGCTCGGTACACCGGAAACTATCTTCCCACTTGCTTCATCCTACCTGAAGATCTCATTTATGGGTTTTACCGTGCTTTATATGAGTCATCTTGTAACATCCATATTGAGGGGAATCGGTGATACCAGAACACCGCTTCTGTTCATTGCATGCGGAGTTGCTGTAAATGCTGTTCTGGATCCGCTGCTTATTATTGGCATCGGACCTTTTCCTGAAATGGGCCTCAACGGAGCTGCCCTGGCTTCACTGATCTCTTCTTTCATCGCACTCTCTTTGGGGCTTGTGTACCTGAGGAAAAAAGGCAGTGTTCTTGCTTTCCGCTTCTCTAAGCTGACTCTGGATATTCCACTGATAAGAACCATTTTCACCATTGGGTTTCCCTCCATGCTTCAGCAGTCCGCAGTATCACTGGGTATGGCTACCGTGATTTCCTACGTTAACTCATTCGGTGATGTCGCCTCTGCGGCCTACGGGGCTGCATGGAAAATAGAGTCGGTTGCATTTCTGCCCGCAATGTCTATCGGACTGGCTGTGTCTGCTCTGACAGGACAAAACCTGGGGGCTGAGAAGATAGACAGGGTGCACTCCATTTTCAAATGGGGCATTGCCATGACTGTGAGTGTTTCGCTCTTTTTCTCTTTTTTCTTTCTGCTCATCCCCGAGCAGCTTCTCTCTATTTTCACCGATGACCAGAACGTAATCGCTATCGGAAGGGGGTATCTGCGAATCGTTGGGCCCTCAACCGTAATGTTTGCAATAATGTATGTTTCCAATGGCATTATAAACGGAGCTGGCCACACCACCACTACCCTGATGTTTACTGTTATATCTCTATGGGGAGTGAGAGTTCCGCTTTCTGCTGTTTTGTCTCAGACCCGTCTGGGCATAACCGGTATATGGATCGCCTTCTCAATCGGGTTTGCCACTATTATGAGTATCAGCCTGTGGTGGTATTACTCAGGAAAATGGAAAAGACGGGTCATTAAGTATGTTAAAGCACCCGCTGTAGTTGAAACTTCCCAGATAACCAATCTCGATATTGACCGCAACCTTGGTACCCAGGAGTAA
- a CDS encoding Metal transporter, ZIP family — protein MDTGTVLLAFGLTFLAGLSTVVGCVFAFFAKTTNTKFLSASLGFSAGVMLYISFVELLAEANEHLSQHVGEARGELYTVLSFFAGVAIIAVIDKLIPSFENPHELHKVEEISKVEKIKTQNGLHRMGVFTALAIAIHNFPEGLVTFTATLADPALGISIAIAIAIHNIPEGIAVAVPIYYATGSRKKAFLFSFLAGIAEPIGALLGFFLFLHIFNDMILGIMFASVAGIMVFISLDELLPAAERYGEHHLCIYGLILGMVVMAASLLLLG, from the coding sequence ATGGATACTGGAACAGTTCTTCTTGCGTTTGGTCTTACTTTTCTGGCAGGTCTTTCAACTGTGGTCGGGTGTGTTTTTGCTTTTTTTGCCAAAACAACCAATACAAAGTTCCTCTCTGCCTCTCTTGGGTTCTCAGCGGGAGTGATGCTTTATATATCGTTTGTGGAGCTTTTGGCAGAAGCCAATGAGCATCTTAGCCAGCATGTGGGCGAAGCACGGGGCGAGCTTTACACTGTTTTGTCCTTCTTCGCTGGTGTAGCTATTATAGCAGTAATAGACAAACTTATTCCCTCATTTGAGAACCCCCATGAACTGCACAAGGTCGAGGAGATAAGTAAAGTTGAGAAGATAAAAACTCAAAATGGCCTTCACAGGATGGGAGTATTTACCGCCTTGGCCATTGCGATACATAATTTTCCTGAAGGGCTTGTGACATTTACTGCAACTTTAGCAGATCCAGCACTTGGTATAAGCATAGCCATAGCCATTGCTATCCACAACATACCTGAAGGGATAGCCGTAGCGGTTCCGATTTACTATGCAACCGGAAGCAGGAAAAAGGCATTTTTATTCTCTTTTTTGGCCGGAATTGCAGAACCAATCGGAGCGTTGCTTGGATTTTTCCTTTTTCTCCATATTTTCAACGACATGATCCTTGGAATCATGTTTGCGTCTGTTGCGGGGATAATGGTATTTATTTCACTTGATGAACTGCTTCCTGCTGCAGAGCGTTACGGAGAGCATCATCTCTGCATCTACGGCCTGATTCTCGGAATGGTGGTTATGGCCGCAAGTCTTCTTCTGCTGGGTTAG
- a CDS encoding dihydroorotate dehydrogenase, which translates to MNTRTTYMGIELKNPLIVGASSLTASEDHLKQIEDSGASAVVLKSLFQEQLELENYEFEEARDKYSEGVGQEIHAFYPHILQYHGIDSHLLFARKTKESLSIPVIASISAKQGETMLEYARQLEQTGVDGLELNIYHSPDYSSESGQSIEEQQLTGVREVIETTNIPISVKITPYYTNILHTLQQFDKTGIQGIVLFNRPFQAGIDINSQSLDLSPFLSTPQDSRLPIHFTGQLYSTLNCKICASTGIFDHYQGISAILAGADCFQVCSTLYKNGTGHIQTILRNLRNWMEEKGYSSIDDFRGKLSRAEVKGDDPWAYKRTQYVDILWRANQMIDQL; encoded by the coding sequence ATGAATACCAGAACCACCTATATGGGAATAGAGCTTAAGAATCCTCTGATCGTTGGGGCCAGCTCTCTTACAGCCAGTGAGGATCATCTAAAACAGATTGAAGACAGCGGAGCATCTGCGGTGGTACTGAAGTCACTTTTTCAGGAGCAGCTCGAGCTTGAAAACTATGAATTCGAAGAGGCACGTGATAAGTATTCCGAAGGTGTGGGCCAGGAGATCCATGCATTCTACCCACATATACTTCAGTATCATGGCATCGATTCACACCTGCTTTTTGCCCGTAAAACTAAGGAATCTCTCTCCATTCCGGTTATTGCAAGTATAAGTGCAAAACAGGGAGAAACGATGCTTGAATATGCCCGTCAGCTTGAGCAGACCGGAGTGGATGGGTTGGAGTTAAATATTTATCACTCACCGGATTACAGCTCAGAATCCGGGCAATCCATAGAGGAGCAACAACTTACCGGAGTCAGAGAAGTTATTGAGACAACCAACATTCCAATTTCAGTGAAAATTACCCCCTACTACACTAATATCCTCCATACACTGCAGCAATTTGATAAAACCGGAATACAGGGAATAGTGTTATTTAACAGACCTTTTCAGGCAGGCATCGATATCAACTCTCAATCTCTTGATCTATCTCCTTTTTTAAGCACCCCTCAGGACAGTCGTCTCCCAATCCATTTTACCGGTCAGCTCTATTCAACCTTAAATTGCAAAATTTGCGCAAGCACCGGAATTTTTGACCACTATCAGGGGATATCTGCGATTCTGGCTGGAGCGGATTGTTTTCAAGTCTGCAGCACTCTGTACAAAAACGGCACAGGCCACATTCAAACTATTCTGAGAAATTTGCGCAACTGGATGGAAGAGAAGGGGTATAGCTCAATTGATGATTTCAGAGGTAAACTAAGCCGTGCAGAAGTCAAAGGTGACGACCCCTGGGCCTATAAACGCACCCAATATGTTGACATCCTCTGGCGTGCAAATCAAATGATTGATCAGTTATAG